The sequence below is a genomic window from Sphingobacterium sp. ML3W.
GATAAGCATAGTAGTCCGTTTCGCTTAAACGATTCATTGTATTTTGAAACCAATTTACAGGGTTGATCCAAGAAGTATTTCGGATGAATTGGTTTTTGCTCTCGTTGCTATCTTCAATTTGTTTTGCGGCATCTTTCATTAACTTATTGATAAGTCCGCTGCTTGAATTACCAATGATGCCTTCGTCCATAACAGTGTCTTTGGCTAATTTGGTTGCTTGAAGTTCTGGATAGTGAACCAACAGTTTTTTCATAACCGTATCTGCAGGTAAATCATATATTTTATAGGTTTCATCTCGGCTTGCATCCAAATAATCCGTCATATAACTTGCTGGATATTTTAAGGATAAAATTTGATGTGTAGCACCTGGAACAATGACAGCAAACATTAACCAAATAGAAGCCATTTTTATTGCCTGATTAGCACTTCCTTTTCCTTTAAGATTAATGTAATAGAAGACAGCAAACCAAAGGAATGTATAAAACAGCACCAATAAATACATATTTAAAAATGTACCAGATAAATCAAATAATGCGTTAGTGAGTGCGGCATAAACTAGCATTAGTACAAGTAGCAATGCTATTATTAAAAAAAAGTAAAAAATAAATCTTGCCAATAGCCATGTACTGAATGAAGGATTATTAACCTGTACCAAACGATCAAAGTTTAAATCCTTTTCAAGGCCTCCAATATTGAATAGCAAGATGATGAGCAAAACGGGCAACAGATAAATGATGATAAAGCTAAAATCTAACGTCCCAATAGCTAGCCTTTCTGGATTTGCCATTTCTTCCGAAAGGTCAGCATCAAAGGTCGAACTCCAATTGGTTACCTGCTTATAATATCCAAATTGTTCTGCCTGTCCGATGCTGAAAGGCATCATTTTTGAAGGCTCCTTAATTGCCGAAGCTGGGGCGTACCATATAGCCCGCATTGGTGTGGTTACATCAATCCAAGGTTTATCATCAGGTCCTTTTTTACCAGCATCATACCAACTGATTACTTCTGCGATGGTTTCCTCGTTTTTACTTTTTATATTTTCTGTTTCCGCCAGCTGTTTTTTAAAAAGTTCGTATCCGTTTTGTAAACCATAAATGGCAGCTCCTAAAAACAATAGCAAAGCCGTTATTTTAAAAGGACTTCGAGCAAAATGCCTGAACTCATATCTTGTAATTGTTATCAAATGCTTCATGTCAATTTTATTTTTTTCGAGAGTAGAAAGACTATGCAAGTAGTAATTAACACCCATATTGCCATAAACAACATATCTAAACCATAGTAGGCCATTACTTGTCCTATTGTAGGTGTTCTGTATTCAAAATCTTTTACAGATTTATAGAATTCATTATTTTCTTTCCAGCCCCAGTCACCGGTTTTAGAACCGCCATAGGTCTGTTTTTCGTTCAAGGTTCTGATTAAGTCTCTTCGATAATTTTCTGCTTGTTTCAAAAAATCCAGATGGTGCAACATATCACTTCCGCTAAAACCCATACCAGCATTTTGCAAAGAACTGAAGGGATTAAAAACCCCAGATAATTGATAGAATCTTTTCTGTTGTTGCAGCAGTTCATAATTTTTACCAAAATGTTTATCCCATACCTGATTACCATATTCTTCATCTGCCTGCATCCGCAATCCATCGTAATTGATAGTTAGCTGTTG
It includes:
- a CDS encoding DUF3526 domain-containing protein, translating into MKHLITITRYEFRHFARSPFKITALLLFLGAAIYGLQNGYELFKKQLAETENIKSKNEETIAEVISWYDAGKKGPDDKPWIDVTTPMRAIWYAPASAIKEPSKMMPFSIGQAEQFGYYKQVTNWSSTFDADLSEEMANPERLAIGTLDFSFIIIYLLPVLLIILLFNIGGLEKDLNFDRLVQVNNPSFSTWLLARFIFYFFLIIALLLVLMLVYAALTNALFDLSGTFLNMYLLVLFYTFLWFAVFYYINLKGKGSANQAIKMASIWLMFAVIVPGATHQILSLKYPASYMTDYLDASRDETYKIYDLPADTVMKKLLVHYPELQATKLAKDTVMDEGIIGNSSSGLINKLMKDAAKQIEDSNESKNQFIRNTSWINPVNWFQNTMNRLSETDYYAYQKFRVEIQKMIDKKVKFILNDSWNKETIDREKFLEYVEAFKTETEK